A single window of Mycolicibacterium madagascariense DNA harbors:
- a CDS encoding LppP/LprE family lipoprotein yields the protein MMRSLSAVTATVLALVAAPPAVAAPPGSQCGVNLSAPQIAQAARSLPPYPGLSAAWDPNAYGGNFDPCAALSAALVTLDGATGSSPDHALFFHDGEYLGTATSQAYPFTSIDTDRSTDGMVVLSYKDGRNVCTACPGPIHVVRYQWQDDHVQMLDPAPPGP from the coding sequence ATGATGCGTTCGCTGTCGGCGGTGACCGCCACGGTTCTGGCGCTCGTCGCTGCGCCGCCGGCGGTGGCGGCCCCGCCGGGTTCGCAGTGCGGGGTCAACCTGAGCGCGCCGCAGATCGCGCAGGCCGCCCGGTCGCTGCCGCCCTACCCCGGACTCTCCGCGGCGTGGGACCCGAACGCCTACGGCGGAAACTTCGATCCGTGCGCGGCCCTGTCGGCTGCGCTGGTCACCCTCGACGGCGCCACCGGCAGCTCGCCCGACCACGCGCTGTTCTTCCACGACGGCGAATACCTGGGCACCGCGACGTCACAGGCCTACCCGTTCACCTCGATCGACACCGATCGCAGCACCGACGGCATGGTGGTGCTCTCCTACAAGGACGGCCGCAACGTCTGTACGGCATGCCCCGGTCCGATCCACGTGGTGCGCTACCAGTGGCAGGACGATCACGTCCAGATGTTGGACCCGGCGCCTCCCGGCCCGTAG
- a CDS encoding metallophosphoesterase family protein, whose protein sequence is MQLLLIADTHLPKRARDLPAAVWAQVDAVDVVIHAGDWVEPPLLDALQARAKRVIGCWGNNDGEELRRRLPERADAVLDGVRFTVVHETGASGGRDARMAKAYPDTDVLVFGHSHIPWDTTADTGLRLLNPGSPTDRRRQPACTYMTATVRDSVLSDVELHRV, encoded by the coding sequence ATGCAGCTGTTGCTGATCGCCGACACGCATCTGCCGAAACGAGCCCGCGACCTGCCGGCCGCGGTGTGGGCGCAGGTGGACGCGGTCGACGTGGTCATCCATGCCGGGGACTGGGTCGAACCGCCCCTGCTGGACGCGCTGCAGGCGCGGGCCAAGCGGGTCATCGGATGCTGGGGCAACAACGACGGCGAGGAGTTGCGACGCCGATTGCCGGAGCGCGCCGACGCCGTGCTCGACGGGGTGCGCTTCACCGTCGTCCACGAGACGGGGGCGTCGGGCGGACGCGATGCCCGGATGGCGAAGGCCTATCCGGACACCGACGTCCTGGTCTTCGGGCACAGCCACATCCCGTGGGACACCACCGCGGACACCGGGCTGCGCCTGTTGAATCCCGGGTCGCCGACCGATCGTCGTCGCCAGCCTGCCTGCACGTACATGACGGCCACGGTCCGGGACTCGGTTCTCTCCGACGTCGAACTGCACCGCGTCTAG
- a CDS encoding nuclear transport factor 2 family protein, with product MTPPVIERWHAFLDGGHDPAALDALLADDCVFYSPAVFSPQEGKAKTTLYLTAAAKVFGDTDFHYVEQWYGERSAVLEFAATIDGNYVNGIDMITWNDDDRIVSFKVMIRPFRGLQTIMPRMAELLQPT from the coding sequence ATGACCCCTCCGGTGATCGAACGCTGGCATGCCTTCCTCGATGGCGGCCACGACCCGGCAGCCCTCGACGCGCTGCTGGCCGACGACTGCGTGTTCTACTCACCCGCCGTGTTCTCCCCGCAGGAGGGCAAGGCCAAGACCACTCTCTACCTCACCGCTGCCGCAAAGGTGTTCGGCGACACGGACTTTCACTACGTCGAGCAGTGGTACGGCGAGCGGTCGGCGGTCCTGGAGTTCGCCGCGACCATCGACGGGAACTACGTCAACGGCATCGACATGATCACGTGGAACGACGACGACCGCATCGTCTCCTTCAAGGTGATGATCCGTCCGTTCCGGGGGCTGCAGACCATCATGCCCAGGATGGCGGAGTTGCTACAGCCGACCTGA
- a CDS encoding pyridoxal phosphate-dependent aminotransferase: MTARLRPELADLPAYTPGKTVPGAIKIASNETVDGPLPSVREAIAKATDSINRYPDNGYVELKERLAKHLDDGAFAPEHISVGSGSVSLCQQLIQITASVGDEVMFGWRSFEIYPLQVRTAGATPRQVALKDYAFDLDAMLAAITDRTRLIFICNPNNPTSTVVDPQALARFVAAVPSDILIALDEAYVEYIRDGLAPDSFGLVREHRNVVVLRTFSKAYGLAGLRIGYAVGDPDVITALGKVYVPFTATSVSQAAAIASIDAADELLARTDAVVAERARVTATLRDAGFTVPPSQANFVWLPLAERTNDFVNSAADDRLLVRPYGQDGVRVTVAAPHENDAFLEFATRWITT; the protein is encoded by the coding sequence GTGACTGCCCGTCTACGCCCCGAGCTGGCCGATCTGCCCGCCTACACGCCCGGCAAGACCGTGCCCGGCGCCATCAAGATCGCCAGCAACGAGACCGTCGACGGCCCCCTGCCCAGCGTGCGCGAGGCCATCGCGAAGGCCACCGACTCCATCAACCGCTACCCCGACAACGGTTACGTCGAGCTCAAGGAGCGCCTGGCCAAGCATCTGGACGACGGCGCCTTCGCCCCGGAGCACATCTCGGTGGGCAGCGGATCGGTCAGCCTCTGCCAGCAGCTCATCCAGATCACGGCATCCGTCGGCGACGAGGTGATGTTCGGCTGGCGCAGCTTCGAGATCTACCCGCTGCAGGTGCGCACCGCCGGCGCGACGCCGCGGCAGGTGGCGCTCAAGGACTACGCCTTCGACCTCGACGCGATGTTGGCCGCAATCACCGACCGCACGCGGCTGATCTTCATCTGCAACCCGAACAACCCGACGTCCACGGTCGTCGACCCGCAGGCGCTGGCCCGCTTCGTGGCCGCGGTGCCGAGCGACATCCTGATCGCCCTCGACGAGGCGTACGTCGAGTACATCCGCGACGGGCTGGCACCGGACAGCTTCGGCCTGGTCCGCGAACATCGCAATGTCGTTGTGCTGCGAACGTTTTCGAAGGCCTACGGGTTGGCGGGACTGCGCATCGGCTACGCCGTCGGCGACCCGGACGTCATCACCGCCCTCGGCAAGGTCTACGTCCCGTTCACCGCGACGAGCGTCTCGCAGGCCGCCGCGATCGCCTCGATCGACGCCGCCGACGAGCTGCTGGCCCGCACCGACGCCGTCGTCGCGGAGCGGGCCAGGGTCACCGCGACGCTGCGCGACGCCGGTTTCACCGTGCCGCCGTCGCAGGCCAACTTCGTCTGGTTGCCGCTGGCCGAGCGCACCAACGACTTCGTCAACAGCGCCGCCGACGACCGGCTGCTGGTGCGGCCCTACGGGCAGGACGGCGTTCGCGTCACCGTCGCCGCGCCGCACGAGAACGACGCCTTCCTGGAGTTTGCCACCCGCTGGATCACCACCTGA
- a CDS encoding DUF4334 domain-containing protein, producing MNPVTTAARKTFTALTERDGEIPDAELDAFWDTLQPATIDFMVGEWKGGEFETGHQANGFMKRLNWFGKTFHSASDAKPLVCLDADGNKFSNTEAMNGEASLWLEEFRGEVTASMVYDGKPVHDHFKKVDDDTVMGIMNGKGAMDTRSGAPRHLYFYLERV from the coding sequence ATGAATCCCGTGACGACAGCGGCGCGAAAGACGTTCACCGCGTTGACCGAACGCGACGGGGAGATTCCCGACGCGGAGCTCGACGCCTTCTGGGACACCCTGCAACCAGCCACGATCGACTTCATGGTCGGCGAGTGGAAGGGCGGCGAATTCGAGACCGGCCACCAGGCCAACGGATTCATGAAGCGGCTCAACTGGTTCGGCAAGACCTTCCATTCGGCGTCCGACGCGAAGCCGCTGGTGTGCCTGGACGCCGACGGCAACAAGTTCTCCAACACCGAGGCCATGAACGGCGAGGCGAGCCTGTGGCTCGAGGAGTTCCGCGGCGAGGTGACGGCGTCGATGGTGTACGACGGCAAACCGGTGCACGACCACTTCAAGAAGGTGGACGACGACACCGTCATGGGCATCATGAACGGCAAGGGCGCCATGGACACCAGATCGGGTGCACCGCGTCACCTGTACTTCTACCTGGAGCGGGTCTAG
- a CDS encoding crotonase/enoyl-CoA hydratase family protein — MGDAYESLTVETEDHVALVTLTGPGRGNAMGPAFWAELPVAFAALDADPDVRAIVLTGSGRNFSYGLDLAAMGGTLAPVLAEGALAKPRSEFHTTLRAMQGAITSVADCRTPVIASVHGWCIGGGVDLISAVDIRYASADARFSVREVKLAMVADVGSLARLPLILSEGHLREIALTGKDFDAARAERIGLVNEVLPDADASLAAARATAAEIAANPPLVVRGIKDVLDEQSIARVTSSLRYVAAWNSAFLPSKDLGEGISAMFGKRPPEFTGE, encoded by the coding sequence ATGGGCGATGCATACGAATCCCTCACCGTCGAGACCGAAGACCACGTCGCGCTGGTCACCCTGACCGGGCCCGGCAGGGGCAACGCGATGGGGCCCGCGTTCTGGGCCGAGCTTCCCGTGGCGTTCGCCGCCCTGGACGCCGATCCCGACGTCCGCGCAATCGTGCTCACCGGCTCGGGTCGCAACTTCAGCTACGGCCTCGACCTCGCCGCGATGGGCGGCACGCTGGCGCCGGTGCTGGCCGAGGGCGCGCTGGCCAAGCCCCGCTCCGAGTTCCACACGACACTGCGGGCGATGCAGGGCGCCATCACCTCGGTCGCGGACTGCCGCACGCCGGTGATCGCGTCGGTCCACGGCTGGTGCATCGGCGGCGGCGTCGACCTGATCTCGGCCGTCGACATCCGCTACGCCAGCGCCGACGCCAGGTTCTCGGTGCGTGAGGTGAAGCTCGCCATGGTCGCCGACGTGGGCAGCCTCGCGCGCCTGCCGCTCATCCTGTCCGAGGGGCACCTGCGCGAGATTGCGTTGACGGGCAAGGACTTCGACGCCGCGCGCGCCGAGCGGATCGGACTCGTCAACGAGGTCCTTCCCGATGCCGACGCGTCGCTGGCCGCAGCCCGGGCCACGGCGGCCGAGATCGCCGCCAACCCTCCCCTGGTGGTGCGGGGCATCAAGGACGTGCTCGACGAGCAGAGCATCGCGAGGGTCACGTCCAGCCTGCGCTACGTGGCGGCCTGGAATTCGGCGTTCCTGCCGTCGAAGGATCTCGGCGAAGGCATCAGCGCGATGTTCGGCAAGCGGCCGCCGGAGTTCACCGGCGAGTGA